The following proteins are encoded in a genomic region of Thermococcus pacificus:
- a CDS encoding ABC transporter permease yields MADEEGRQEMNPAWNIALKELYTSVKSRRFGVIVAIYFIIFGLAVYAIKDYLIQMGVPGVESNELYLWGVNAEVYTTPFAMLFTVNMMIITVLGAVLGAALGADAINREVENGTAKVLLGHPVYRDEVINGKFLGIGTLIAVTYLVSYVVMVAVMLILGIPLDGDSLLRGFLATLVTILYTLVFLSLGVLFSTLSKKPETSMLAAVGLAIFLTVFYGIVVGIVAPKFVGPEPPWGTTAHGMWEDELNTWMARLHSINPAHHYVQLVHYIFGGDRFMNYYIPLSDSFTYGFNNLAALMIMLLLPFALAYARFLTSDLN; encoded by the coding sequence ATGGCTGATGAGGAGGGTCGGCAGGAGATGAACCCGGCCTGGAACATCGCCCTCAAGGAACTCTACACCTCGGTGAAGAGCAGGCGCTTTGGAGTTATCGTCGCCATCTACTTCATAATTTTTGGGCTGGCTGTCTACGCGATCAAGGATTACCTGATACAAATGGGCGTCCCGGGCGTTGAGTCCAACGAGCTCTACCTCTGGGGCGTCAACGCCGAAGTCTACACGACGCCCTTCGCCATGCTATTCACGGTCAACATGATGATAATCACCGTCCTCGGAGCGGTTCTCGGAGCGGCCCTGGGGGCGGACGCGATAAACAGGGAGGTCGAGAACGGCACGGCGAAGGTACTGCTCGGACACCCCGTCTACCGCGACGAGGTCATCAACGGCAAGTTCCTCGGGATCGGGACGTTGATAGCGGTGACCTACCTCGTATCCTATGTAGTCATGGTCGCGGTGATGCTGATACTTGGCATACCCCTCGACGGCGACTCCCTGCTGAGGGGCTTCCTTGCGACCCTCGTGACGATCCTCTACACCCTGGTCTTTCTCTCCCTTGGAGTTCTGTTTTCCACCCTCTCCAAGAAGCCGGAAACCTCAATGCTGGCAGCGGTGGGACTGGCGATCTTCCTCACGGTGTTCTACGGCATAGTGGTCGGCATAGTGGCACCGAAGTTCGTCGGCCCCGAGCCGCCCTGGGGAACGACTGCTCACGGGATGTGGGAGGACGAGCTCAACACCTGGATGGCCAGGCTCCACTCGATAAACCCAGCACACCACTACGTCCAGCTCGTCCACTACATCTTCGGCGGCGACAGGTTCATGAACTACTACATCCCGCTTAGCGATTCCTTCACCTACGGCTTCAACAACCTCGCGGCGCTCATGATAATGCTGCTTCTCCCCTTCGCCCTTGCCTACGCCCGCTTCCTCACGAGCGACCTGAATTGA
- a CDS encoding COG1470 family protein, translating into MKKVLAFLLSVALLLPLVGAQPYVTVFEGRLAGGHAVVVGDYTITIVKSAGGSPYSMYLMLRNGSRILELKPFVFGTEIERDDIRIIMGSYTPDGGFIVVSVKPRFVGSLEPKVGAKLSFNGTTVEVTAVGNRTIDVSVNGVVRTLEVNGSAVVDLVALEYNGKEVKVYAASPASETISADYTVFYPYGKVKASGPVDLPITVASSTDAELTLPLRVLSLPEGWSASFLYGGIEVGEISVPPRGTVSLILHIEPISSGAIRFAVGNFTGTLEVESAGIEVSLPYLSLEAEAGTALSVPVSFSGTGKVEFEPGELPEGWTVYLTNGQYRLRSFEVEGSFTASLMVEVPRNATLGDHRIGFTLNGRAYSLDVYVYKTYLGQPAKLTVVLTDESGNPVRGWVAVEDRNVTTSPAGSVDLELKPGEYTVTAGAEGCSPVSEKVKLSDGEEKTLQLELKRAEYYFTAKLERDVLTTGPSGSGSTEIVIQNLGSRDDEYRVTVEGLPDGWIYVVSQDPNGAVPVGSIKVDSGDSATAYLVLFPPFNVESGDLNARVVVSGSASKRELPLTIHVENPAFLRLDAEMPSLTVRAGGSTATNLWVDATGTVTNVKFTVQAPNGWDVEVLPPTISRVGAEAYGNVVTYPGPNRVELRVRVPKSAPAGTYTITVTAAGDQAKAETVITVRVTQGSSGTWIGVVLLVLAFGVVIWLMRRVGRR; encoded by the coding sequence ATGAAGAAGGTTCTCGCGTTTCTGCTGTCGGTTGCCCTTCTGCTCCCGCTGGTGGGAGCTCAGCCCTACGTGACGGTTTTTGAGGGCAGGCTCGCCGGCGGGCATGCGGTAGTGGTAGGTGACTACACCATAACCATCGTCAAGTCGGCTGGAGGAAGCCCATACTCCATGTACCTCATGCTCAGGAACGGGAGCAGGATACTGGAGCTTAAACCCTTCGTCTTCGGAACCGAGATAGAGCGCGACGACATCAGGATAATCATGGGCAGTTACACCCCGGATGGCGGCTTCATCGTGGTGTCGGTCAAGCCGAGGTTCGTCGGCTCGCTCGAGCCCAAGGTAGGGGCCAAGTTGAGCTTCAACGGCACGACGGTTGAGGTAACCGCTGTGGGGAACAGGACCATCGACGTCTCGGTGAACGGCGTCGTGAGGACGCTCGAAGTCAATGGAAGCGCGGTGGTTGATCTCGTCGCCCTCGAGTACAACGGGAAGGAGGTTAAGGTCTACGCTGCTTCCCCTGCCTCAGAAACCATCAGCGCGGACTACACGGTCTTCTACCCCTACGGGAAGGTGAAGGCCTCGGGACCGGTTGACCTGCCCATAACAGTGGCTAGCTCCACCGACGCCGAGCTGACCCTCCCGCTGAGGGTGCTTTCCCTTCCAGAAGGCTGGAGCGCGAGCTTCCTCTACGGGGGCATCGAAGTCGGCGAAATATCCGTCCCGCCCAGGGGAACGGTCAGCCTGATCCTCCACATCGAGCCCATCAGCAGTGGAGCGATTAGGTTCGCCGTGGGGAACTTCACCGGAACCCTTGAGGTCGAGAGCGCCGGGATAGAAGTTTCCCTCCCCTACCTGAGCCTCGAGGCAGAGGCGGGGACTGCCCTCAGCGTCCCGGTGTCCTTCAGCGGCACAGGAAAGGTTGAGTTCGAGCCCGGCGAACTGCCTGAGGGATGGACGGTCTACCTGACCAACGGCCAGTACAGGCTGAGGAGCTTTGAGGTCGAAGGGAGCTTTACTGCCAGTCTGATGGTGGAGGTACCGAGGAACGCCACCCTGGGAGACCACAGGATTGGCTTCACCCTCAACGGAAGGGCATACAGCCTTGACGTCTACGTCTACAAGACCTACCTCGGCCAGCCAGCGAAGCTCACCGTAGTCCTCACAGACGAGAGCGGCAACCCGGTCAGGGGATGGGTTGCCGTTGAGGACAGAAACGTCACAACATCCCCAGCTGGCTCCGTTGATCTCGAGCTGAAGCCGGGCGAATACACCGTTACCGCCGGGGCGGAAGGTTGCTCTCCCGTTAGCGAGAAAGTGAAGCTCTCCGACGGGGAGGAAAAGACCCTCCAGCTCGAGCTGAAGCGCGCTGAGTACTACTTCACGGCGAAGCTCGAGCGGGACGTACTGACCACCGGACCCAGCGGCAGCGGAAGCACAGAGATAGTAATTCAGAATCTCGGTTCGAGGGACGACGAGTACCGGGTGACGGTGGAGGGCCTCCCCGACGGGTGGATCTACGTCGTCAGCCAGGACCCGAACGGAGCCGTCCCGGTTGGGAGCATCAAGGTGGATAGCGGAGACAGCGCCACCGCTTACCTGGTACTCTTCCCGCCCTTCAACGTCGAGTCCGGCGACCTCAACGCCAGGGTCGTTGTTTCAGGAAGTGCCTCGAAGAGGGAGCTCCCTCTGACGATCCATGTTGAAAACCCCGCCTTCCTCCGTTTGGATGCGGAAATGCCCTCATTGACCGTGAGAGCTGGGGGAAGTACAGCCACGAACCTCTGGGTGGACGCCACAGGTACGGTAACCAACGTCAAGTTCACGGTCCAGGCCCCTAACGGCTGGGACGTCGAGGTTTTGCCGCCAACGATAAGCCGCGTGGGGGCCGAGGCTTACGGCAACGTCGTCACCTACCCAGGACCAAACAGAGTCGAGCTTAGAGTCCGCGTCCCCAAGTCGGCCCCGGCAGGAACGTACACGATAACGGTAACCGCCGCTGGTGATCAAGCAAAGGCCGAAACCGTGATAACGGTCAGGGTTACGCAGGGTTCCAGCGGGACGTGGATCGGGGTCGTCCTCCTGGTACTGGCCTTCGGCGTCGTGATATGGCTGATGAGGAGGGTCGGCAGGAGATGA
- a CDS encoding RtcB family protein gives MVPLKRIDKIRWEIPKFDKRMRVPGRVYADDALIEKMRQDRTLEQAANVAMLPGIYKYSIVMPDGHQGYGFPIGGVAAFDVKEGVISPGGVGYDINCGVRLIRTNLREQEVRPRIKELVDTLFKNVPSGLGSKGRVRLHWTQLDDVLADGAKWAVENGYGWEEDLEHLEEGGRMEGADPEAVSQKAKQRGAPQLGSLGSGNHFLEVQVVDKIFNEEIAKAYGLFEGQVVVMVHTGSRGLGHQVASDYLRVMEKANRKYGIPWPDRELVSVPFQSEEGQRYFSAMKAAANFAWANRQMITHWVRESFEEVFKRKAEDMEMHIVYDVAHNIAKVEEHEVDGKKVKVVVHRKGATRAFPAGHPDVPRAYRDVGQPVLIPGSMGTASYVLAGAEGSMRETFGSSCHGAGRLLSRKAATRQYRGDRLRNELAQRGIYVRAASLRVVAEEAPGAYKSVDNVVNTVHEAGIANLVARMRPMGVAKG, from the coding sequence ATGGTTCCGCTGAAGAGGATTGACAAAATCCGCTGGGAGATACCAAAGTTCGACAAGAGGATGCGCGTTCCGGGGAGGGTCTACGCCGACGACGCGCTAATAGAGAAGATGCGCCAGGACAGGACGCTTGAGCAGGCGGCAAACGTTGCGATGCTCCCGGGCATTTACAAGTACTCCATCGTAATGCCGGACGGACATCAGGGTTATGGCTTCCCAATCGGTGGGGTAGCTGCCTTTGACGTAAAGGAGGGAGTAATAAGCCCTGGAGGAGTGGGCTATGACATCAACTGTGGAGTACGGCTAATCCGAACAAATTTACGTGAGCAAGAAGTAAGACCTCGCATCAAGGAGCTCGTTGACACGCTCTTCAAGAACGTGCCAAGTGGCCTTGGAAGTAAAGGTCGCGTAAGGCTCCACTGGACACAGCTGGACGATGTTTTAGCGGACGGTGCCAAGTGGGCCGTTGAGAATGGCTACGGCTGGGAGGAGGACCTTGAGCACCTCGAAGAAGGCGGAAGGATGGAAGGCGCCGATCCGGAGGCGGTAAGCCAGAAGGCGAAGCAGCGTGGAGCGCCCCAGCTCGGCTCCCTCGGTTCTGGAAACCACTTCCTCGAGGTCCAGGTCGTAGATAAGATATTCAACGAGGAGATTGCCAAAGCCTACGGCCTCTTTGAGGGGCAGGTCGTTGTTATGGTTCACACCGGCTCGCGCGGTCTCGGTCATCAGGTTGCGAGCGACTACCTCAGGGTAATGGAGAAGGCCAACAGGAAGTATGGAATTCCGTGGCCCGACCGCGAACTGGTAAGCGTCCCCTTCCAGAGCGAGGAGGGGCAGCGCTACTTCAGCGCGATGAAGGCAGCTGCAAACTTCGCCTGGGCCAACAGGCAGATGATAACCCACTGGGTCAGGGAGAGCTTCGAGGAGGTCTTCAAGAGAAAGGCCGAGGACATGGAGATGCACATAGTCTACGATGTGGCGCACAACATAGCGAAGGTCGAGGAACACGAGGTTGACGGTAAGAAGGTCAAGGTCGTCGTCCACAGGAAAGGTGCAACGAGGGCCTTCCCTGCCGGACATCCGGACGTTCCCAGGGCCTACCGCGACGTCGGCCAGCCGGTTCTGATTCCAGGTTCAATGGGTACGGCCAGCTACGTCCTGGCTGGAGCAGAGGGCTCAATGAGAGAGACCTTTGGAAGCTCCTGCCACGGCGCCGGAAGGCTCCTGAGCAGGAAAGCCGCAACGAGGCAGTACCGCGGCGATAGGCTCAGGAACGAGCTCGCCCAGAGGGGCATCTATGTCCGCGCTGCATCGCTCCGCGTGGTTGCGGAAGAGGCACCCGGAGCCTACAAGAGCGTTGACAACGTCGTCAACACCGTCCACGAGGCTGGCATAGCCAACCTCGTTGCTAGAATGCGCCCGATGGGTGTTGCCAAGGGCTGA
- a CDS encoding methyltransferase RsmF C-terminal domain-like protein, translated as METPRNPREEVGKADDTELVKKLLIENYGYAPDLVYEIRGRYHKVYAWKPCSIEIKGPDRQGIYFARVESDGIRLSIEGSFLVGPKATKNVVELDDERVRRYLAGESVEIGDRELHGWVIIKWRSYFLGSAKAKGGKLINYVPGERRLRLDL; from the coding sequence ATGGAAACTCCGAGAAACCCGAGAGAAGAAGTTGGAAAGGCGGACGACACCGAACTCGTGAAAAAACTCCTCATCGAAAACTACGGCTACGCTCCCGATTTGGTATACGAGATACGAGGGAGATACCATAAGGTCTACGCGTGGAAGCCGTGCTCCATTGAGATTAAAGGTCCCGATAGGCAGGGAATCTACTTTGCTCGAGTAGAGAGCGACGGGATAAGGCTCAGCATAGAGGGAAGCTTCTTAGTCGGGCCAAAGGCGACGAAGAACGTGGTTGAGCTCGACGATGAGAGGGTGAGGCGCTATCTGGCCGGTGAGAGCGTTGAGATTGGGGACAGAGAACTCCACGGCTGGGTGATAATTAAATGGCGCTCCTACTTCCTCGGCTCCGCGAAGGCCAAGGGGGGGAAGCTGATAAACTACGTGCCGGGGGAGAGGAGGCTGAGGCTTGACCTGTAG
- the moaC gene encoding cyclic pyranopterin monophosphate synthase MoaC — MELTHVDEKGVKMVEVGHKSEVFRKAVAKGRIYLRPETIELIKAGKTKKGNVIATAQIAGILAVKKTPELIPLCHPIPLTGVDISFEFGEDYIEATCEVRATYKTGVEMEALTGVSVALLTIWDMVKAVEKDKNGQYPVTRIENIHVVEKVKG; from the coding sequence ATGGAGCTGACCCACGTCGATGAGAAGGGCGTTAAGATGGTCGAGGTAGGGCACAAGAGTGAAGTTTTCAGGAAAGCTGTGGCAAAAGGCCGTATCTACCTCCGGCCGGAAACCATCGAGCTCATAAAGGCCGGGAAGACCAAGAAGGGCAACGTCATAGCGACGGCCCAGATAGCCGGGATTCTAGCGGTGAAGAAGACCCCGGAGCTCATCCCGCTCTGCCACCCGATACCTCTTACCGGCGTCGACATAAGCTTCGAGTTCGGGGAGGACTACATCGAGGCCACCTGCGAGGTAAGGGCGACATACAAGACCGGCGTTGAGATGGAGGCATTGACCGGTGTGAGCGTCGCTCTCCTCACGATATGGGACATGGTGAAAGCGGTTGAGAAGGACAAGAACGGCCAGTATCCGGTGACGAGGATAGAGAACATCCACGTCGTCGAGAAGGTGAAAGGTTAA
- a CDS encoding ABC transporter ATP-binding protein translates to MSTQAITVENLTKSYGRFRAVDGLTFEVENGEVFGFLGPNGAGKTTTILSMLGIIIPDGGRIQILGMDMAREPLKIKERIGYLPENATVYGELTAWKNLEFFANFYRMSNAEKENRITELLKRVGLWEVRYRKAKTFSKGMKQRLLIAQTLINDPELLILDEPTSGLDPEGAHLVKEVIREAKAEGKTVFFSSHVLSEVEELSDRVGIIVRGKLKAVGPIGDIKRQFMELEGYEIKVETKEPLPEIGHEDITRLERVAPNRAIIFARSDIREWLSKNLSSRGITILSLEIEEPSLEDVFLKTIYGREEK, encoded by the coding sequence ATGTCCACTCAGGCCATAACCGTTGAAAACCTCACAAAGTCGTACGGCCGCTTTAGGGCCGTCGACGGGCTCACCTTCGAGGTTGAGAATGGCGAGGTTTTTGGGTTTCTTGGGCCGAACGGGGCCGGGAAGACGACCACGATCCTGAGCATGCTCGGGATCATAATCCCCGACGGGGGAAGGATACAGATACTTGGCATGGACATGGCCAGGGAGCCCCTGAAGATAAAGGAGAGGATAGGCTACCTCCCGGAGAACGCGACCGTCTACGGCGAGCTTACAGCGTGGAAGAACCTCGAGTTCTTCGCGAACTTCTACAGGATGAGCAACGCGGAGAAGGAGAATAGGATAACCGAGCTCCTCAAGAGGGTGGGTCTCTGGGAGGTCCGCTACCGGAAGGCCAAGACCTTCTCCAAGGGAATGAAGCAGAGGCTTTTGATAGCCCAGACCCTCATAAACGACCCGGAACTGTTAATCCTCGACGAGCCGACGAGCGGCCTCGATCCGGAGGGAGCCCACCTCGTCAAGGAGGTGATCAGAGAAGCAAAGGCGGAGGGAAAGACGGTCTTCTTCTCCAGCCACGTTCTCAGCGAGGTCGAGGAGCTCAGCGACCGCGTCGGCATAATCGTCCGCGGAAAGCTCAAGGCCGTTGGACCCATCGGGGACATAAAGCGGCAGTTCATGGAGCTTGAGGGCTACGAGATAAAGGTCGAAACGAAGGAACCGCTGCCGGAGATCGGGCACGAGGATATAACCCGTCTCGAGCGCGTCGCCCCCAACCGGGCCATAATATTTGCCCGCTCGGACATAAGGGAATGGCTCTCCAAGAACCTTTCCTCGAGGGGAATAACCATCCTCAGCCTTGAGATAGAGGAGCCGAGCCTCGAGGACGTTTTCCTGAAGACGATATATGGGAGGGAGGAGAAATGA